TGTTTATCAATTCTAAGGTGGTCTTTTAAAAGAGGCCACAGCGCTgctgagagagcgagagagagagagagagcgagagagagacagctgcgATAGAAATAGTATGAGTGGTGACAGAGCTTAGGAGTCAAGCCATAATACCACAACCTATAGAGACGTCTTGCCCTTGTTATATGGCGCCCTTGTTGTATGTTTCCCTTGTTTAGTTTGTACAGGAGCTGCCTCCACCTGCTGGCAGGCGAGCAACAGCCACAGCTATACTTGGTGACATGCAAACCACTGTCTCCAATTGTGGGGAAAACACAtttaacacatactgtactatatatatttaatataaaacgtaattaattcaaaatacattttgtagcAGGAGCTGATTAGATTATTATACCTTAAAGGAGTTTCATTATTAAAGGGCCCGCGTGTCGcatttcaacacattctcatcccaactcgtcacatactgactgctgtgaaataaacaaaaacacttgcttaggttcaggcaacaaaaccacatagttaggtttaggaaaaaaacaacatggttgggcttaaaattactacgtttgtgaAGTGAAATTATGACATGACGTTGTGAACAAGTGACGCGAATGATCAGATGATTGTAAAGCGAAAGTGAAacgtctcctggatgaaagccgtttatatttacatacggagcgggtcctcttcacattCATGGTTATCATGTCGGCCAcggtagttctcctacacgcattgcaaccaactgatacTTCTCTTTGGTGTGCCAACCTCAACGCTAGATGCCATCAAATTATCTTCTCTGCTCAAATATCTGCACCTTTAAATCTCGATATGATTTGACTTTgcaggaaaataataaataaataaactattttaaaatacgtaaataacaaaaacatacaaataagcGCAAGCCAAGTTTATgcaattaaatgtaaaatgctGCTGAATAATTGAAAGTCCCTCaaacaatattataaaaatatgatATTGTTCAAAATGATGACATTACAAAGTGCAGTTTAGGCATTCACACACCTTACAAACAGAAATCACTTAATGAATATATTGGATTCATTGAGGTGATGAaatcctctccttcctcccctctgcAGACTACAGGGAGGCCTTTGGTCTGTTCGACAGGGTGGGTGACAACAAGGTGGCGTACAACCAGATCGCTGACATCATGCGTGCTCTGGGACAGAACCCCACCAACAAGGAGGTGGCCAAACTGCTGGGAATGCCCTCCGCTGAAGGTAAGAGACACATTCAGCTTTTCTTCTATTAGTGAATAcgatttttaatattttaacacGATTTTTGTCATCATAGTAGGGTTTTATAGATTAAAAGTTTTGAAAATGTGTTGTCATATTTGTTTGAAGTTGATCATTTCATAGAAAATAATTCCTAAAAATGCAAATAATTAAATTCTTCTTGGGACTGAAAGGCTACTTCAGACTACTGGACATACAAGATACTATTTCTAGTCCTTCTAATGATAaaattgttgatgttttttgtaTAGACATCAGTGTGAGCTGCGTACTAGTCATTACTAGCAGCACTTTCAAATAAACATAGTTATAACCGAGTAGCTCATAGGGCAGATTTGTCTAAGAGATGATATTTAGAGTGTGTGGTACGCAGCAATGCATGGCATTTCTTTTGGTGCAACTTTAACGTGGGTACATTATGTATTATGAGGAAGAACATATCAGTACCTGCTTTTAAGTCGGGAACCAGTCATGTTCAGTCAAATCAGCTCTTTCCTCTGAAATCTGAAAACACATGGAGCACTTCTGTCACAAGAATGTCAAGCAAATACAGAATAAACAGAATAACTAAAGTAAATACTCACAGGCTGAAAATCCTACTTGTGCTGCTCCTGTAGCCAGAGGTTGAAACTGTCACCTTTTTGAATGCACTGtagtaatattaataacaattatACATTGTATTTGCAAAGTGCTTTTCCAGACCCAAAGCGCCAGGACAGATTTACACCAGAGGTAGAAGATGTACACCACTATGATATGTACTAATGCAACATCACAGTTGGGTGTGGTCACGTGCAAAAGTTCACACATCCTACTGGGATGGTTAGTGAGGTCAGACAATTTGAATCTTTCAACCTTTAGATTAGTCAGTGCAACAAAGCTTTTCTTTCATTCAAGGATTGGTCGAGTGTTGCTCCTTATATAGAGAATCGTACTTTTGATGCCTCTGATCTGGTCTGTGCAGACAGGTGATGATATGAGTGTAAATCTCTGTAACCTTTAAACCAAAATAGCCCCACGATGCTCAATCATTACTGACAGAAGCAGTACTGAACCTCACTCTGCACTGTGGCACAGTCAATAAGacgaaatgaaaaataaagaaataaccaAAATCTGTCACAACACCTGTAGAGACGCAGCACCTGTAGTACAAAGGCGGAGATATATTATTGATGCTAAAATTGTGTTGACAAGGATTTTGTTGTTTCTATTGTCTCAAACCTGCGTGGCTCGTTCACCTCTGGATGTAACTGACCGTCATTTCGTGTGTCCTCTCATACAGACATGGCCGGCAAGAGAGTAGAGTTCGAGGGCTTCCTGCCCATGATCCAGTCCATCGTCAACAGCCCAAACAAGGCACAGTTTGAGGACTACGTTGAGGGTCTGCGTGTCTTTGACAAGGAGGGCAACGGCACAGTGATGGGCGCTGAGCTGCGTATTGTTCTGTCAACACTGGGTGAGTGAGGCCACtggtgtgtctctctgtgtgtgtgtgtgtgagtgtgtgtgtgttattaatgCTGGTTGTCCTCTGCCGCCCCCTACAGGAGAGAAGATGACTGAGGGTGAGATTGATGCTCTCATGACAGGACAGGAGGACGAGAACGGCTGTGTCAACTACGAGGGTGAGCCACAAATTACGACATTATGACTACTAATAGATGCTAATATaacaatcttttattttttataccgTTACATTCCTGTAATTTCTATAATAATAGTACTTATGTTCATGAAAGAACACATtaagaatatgaaaaaaaaatacatgtatctttcaggacctttgcCTCGctcagtttttttcttgtacatttatgactttaatctcttAATTTTTTACTCTgaatattaacacacacaccccttcCGGCTccataattataattttttacgTTATTAT
This DNA window, taken from Sebastes fasciatus isolate fSebFas1 chromosome 14, fSebFas1.pri, whole genome shotgun sequence, encodes the following:
- the myl1 gene encoding myosin light chain 1, skeletal muscle isoform, which encodes MAPKKDAKAAPAAKAPAAAAPAPAPEPAPAPAAAPAVDLSAVKIDFTPDQIDDYREAFGLFDRVGDNKVAYNQIADIMRALGQNPTNKEVAKLLGMPSAEDMAGKRVEFEGFLPMIQSIVNSPNKAQFEDYVEGLRVFDKEGNGTVMGAELRIVLSTLGEKMTEGEIDALMTGQEDENGCVNYEAFVKHIMSV